A window of the Helianthus annuus cultivar XRQ/B chromosome 4, HanXRQr2.0-SUNRISE, whole genome shotgun sequence genome harbors these coding sequences:
- the LOC110937459 gene encoding cysteine proteinase inhibitor 12 isoform X1: MQIKRYNQILQLVLLLVASSSLFNSMANTLGGVRNSSSPNTDEIHGLARFAVDEHNKKENAMLKLARVVKVQEQVVAGTLHHLTLEVDDDVGNKKIYLAKVWVKPWLNFKELQEFNHIGEPNSDRDIEIEGDGSGYQVVPVHDLVVQDAANHVLKTLQQRSNSLYPYELLEVVHAKAETAEGLVKYDILLKLKRNDKEEKFKANVHRDNEGAFHVNHMVQDLP; encoded by the exons ATGCAAATCAAACGCTACAATCAGATTCTTCAACTTGTGCTACTACTTGTAGCATCGTCATCCTTGTTCAATTCAATGGCGAATACTCTTGGTGGTGTGCGAAACTCATCGTCTCCCAACACCGACGAGATCCACGGTCTCGCTCGTTTTGCTGTCGATGAACATAACAAAAAAGAG AATGCAATGCTGAAGCTGGCAAGGGTGGTAAAGGTGCAAGAGCAAGTGGTTGCTGGCACTTTGCATCATCTTACACTAGAGGTTGATGACGACGTGGGAAACAAGAAAATATACCTCGCCAAAGTTTGGGTAAAGCCATGGTTGAACTTTAAGGAACTGCAAGAGTTTAATCATATCGGTGAACCCAACTCTGATCGTGATATCGAAATAG AAGGCGATGGCTCAGGATATCAGGTTGTGCCTGTTCATGATCTTGTGGTCCAGGATGCTGCAAATCATGTCCTCAAGACGCTGCAACAGAGGTCCAACTCGTTATATCCTTATGAATTGCTAGAAGTAGTTCATGCTAAAGCAGAG ACTGCGGAAGGACTTGTAAAATATGATATCCTGCTGAAGCTAAAAAGGAATGACAAGGAAGAGAAATTCAAGGCTAATGTGCACAGGGACAACGAAGGCGCGTTTCATGTTAACCATATGGTGCAAGACCTTCCCTAG
- the LOC110937459 gene encoding cysteine proteinase inhibitor 12 isoform X2, translating into MQIKRYNQILQLVLLLVASSSLFNSMANTLGGVRNSSSPNTDEIHGLARFAVDEHNKKENAMLKLARVVKVQEQVVAGTLHHLTLEVDDDVGNKKIYLAKVWVKPWLNFKELQEFNHIGEPNSDRDIEIGDGSGYQVVPVHDLVVQDAANHVLKTLQQRSNSLYPYELLEVVHAKAETAEGLVKYDILLKLKRNDKEEKFKANVHRDNEGAFHVNHMVQDLP; encoded by the exons ATGCAAATCAAACGCTACAATCAGATTCTTCAACTTGTGCTACTACTTGTAGCATCGTCATCCTTGTTCAATTCAATGGCGAATACTCTTGGTGGTGTGCGAAACTCATCGTCTCCCAACACCGACGAGATCCACGGTCTCGCTCGTTTTGCTGTCGATGAACATAACAAAAAAGAG AATGCAATGCTGAAGCTGGCAAGGGTGGTAAAGGTGCAAGAGCAAGTGGTTGCTGGCACTTTGCATCATCTTACACTAGAGGTTGATGACGACGTGGGAAACAAGAAAATATACCTCGCCAAAGTTTGGGTAAAGCCATGGTTGAACTTTAAGGAACTGCAAGAGTTTAATCATATCGGTGAACCCAACTCTGATCGTGATATCGAAATAG GCGATGGCTCAGGATATCAGGTTGTGCCTGTTCATGATCTTGTGGTCCAGGATGCTGCAAATCATGTCCTCAAGACGCTGCAACAGAGGTCCAACTCGTTATATCCTTATGAATTGCTAGAAGTAGTTCATGCTAAAGCAGAG ACTGCGGAAGGACTTGTAAAATATGATATCCTGCTGAAGCTAAAAAGGAATGACAAGGAAGAGAAATTCAAGGCTAATGTGCACAGGGACAACGAAGGCGCGTTTCATGTTAACCATATGGTGCAAGACCTTCCCTAG